One genomic segment of Hordeum vulgare subsp. vulgare chromosome 2H, MorexV3_pseudomolecules_assembly, whole genome shotgun sequence includes these proteins:
- the LOC123426935 gene encoding uncharacterized protein LOC123426935, translated as MGYDGAPSPASAAARDAKKKRGNRSSAKLKQCKLDARREQWLSQVKDGKEATAKPLPAAAGSGAGSNAGSPILASPHPPLPRRRADARSRGGALEDDKEDAGATGHEVGGSDLDSPMHSPCSDNSRGGGCAQSKRCSSNGGGPSLSSVSSLWSSSRSVSDAEDDDTGSGPEEENGVLDDWEAVADALSVDDNSHCHQSFGTTIPPTATSDSVPQANTSKRTEPIRSNARAWAPDDTFRPQSLPSISKQASFPARIGNCWGMGMSAAHQSILSMPLSCPICYEDLDPTDSSFLPCPCGFHLCLFCHKRILEADARCPGCRKLYNAGSAAEGGAPAPVRLSRSCSMGPRH; from the exons ATGGGATACGACGGCGCCCCCTCGCCCGCATCGGCCGCGGCGCGCGACGCCAAGAAGAAGAGG GGTAACCGCTCGTCGGCCAAGCTGAAGCAGTGCAAGCTCGACGCGCGCCGCGAGCAGTGGCTGTCCCAAG TCAAGGATGGGAAGGAGGCCACGGCCAAGCCTTTGCCAGCAGCCGCGGGATCAGGCGCAGGGTCGAATGCTGGGTCCCCTATCCTTGCTTCGCCACACCCTCCACTCCCCCGACGGCGCGCCGATGCAAGGTCAAGGGGCGGGGCTCTGGAGGACGACAAGGAGGATGCTGGCGCTACTGGGCATGAAGTAGGCGGCAGCGACCTTGACTCACCTATGCACAGCCCTTGTTCAGACAACTCTCGAGGCGGCGGCTGCGCTCAGAGTAAGCGCTGCTCCAGCAATGGTGGTGGCCCCAGTCTCAGCAGTGTGAGCAGTCTATGGTCCAGTTCCAGGAGTGTGAGTGATGCCGAGGATGATGACACAGGCAGCGGCCCTGAGGAGGAAAACGGGGTGCTGGATGATTGGGAAGCTGTTGCTGATGCACTTTCAGTCGATGATAACAGTCATTGCCACCAGAGTTTCGGTACCACGATTCCCCCAACAGCTACAAGTGACTCGGTGCCTCAAGCAAATACATCAAAAAGAACAGAGCCGATTCGTAGCAATGCAAGAGCTTGGGCACCAGATGATACGTTCCGTCCACAGAGCTTGCCCAGTATCTCCAAGCAGGCAAGCTTCCCGGCGAGGATTGGCAACTGCTGGGGAATGGGTATGAGTGCAGCACATCAGAGTATCCTCTCGATGCCATTATCTTGCCCAATATGCTATGAGGATCTTGACCCAACAGACTCAAGCTTCCTCCCCTGCCCTTGCGGGTTTCATCTGTGCCTCTTCTGCCACAAGAGGATCCTTGAGGCGGATGCACGTTGCCCAGGGTGCAGGAAGCTATACAATGCAGGGTCTGCAGCAGAAGGAGGAGCACCAGCACCAGTGCGCCTATCCCGTTCTTGTAGCATGGGTCCAAGACACTAG
- the LOC123430387 gene encoding uncharacterized protein LOC123430387: MANRARWVMKFEKGLIDILHENNNSHYRTPNGWRSEGWKKIVKEFNDRHPDAGFTKVQIQEHETQLKKDYKLIKSILQRDGVSWDQNASMIRTTDEIWDEIIDESPKARKYQSKSFPLLQSLEMLLERDIPEGVGSIDEEDNNTSTLQIMSRRLSALVPGSIDEGENNISTLQRTLELGSQGLEDVDLLQNHDEEALERPQPGADPKPQQRADEPAQSSSCIEPQKDKPKKRKASDIQQTMEAYLDFRMKQARMKEQTKKDGEQFSISRCIKALHSMTDVSDQVRVLAADVFKDTVNREIFLSYEPRLRALWLKREVNRLLC; this comes from the exons ATGGCAAACAGAGCAAGGTGGGTGATGAAGTTTGAAAAGGGGCTTATTGATATACTACATGAGAACAATAATTCACATTATAGGACTCCAAACGGATGGAGAAGTGAGGGATGGAAGAAAATTGTTAAGGAATTTAATGATAGGCACCCAGATGCAGGGTTTACTAAAGTTCAAATTCAGGAACATGAGACTCAGCTGAAGAAAGACTATAAATTGATAAAATCCATCCTTCAGCGTGATGGTGTTTCATGGGACCAGAATGCTTCTATGATCAGAACAACAGATGAAATCTGGGATGAGATAATCGAC GAGTCACCAAAAGCGCGGAAGTACCAAAGTAAGAGTTTTCCATTGCTTCAATCGCTGGAGATGTTACTTGAAA GGGATATTCCTGAGGGGGTCGGGTCTATTGACGAGGaagacaacaacaccagcacACTGCAGATTATGTCTAGAAGACTTTCTGCACTGGTTCCTGGAAGCATTGATGAGGGTGAGAACAACATCAGCACACTGCAAAGAACTCTGGAGCTAGGATCACAAGGTCTGGAAGATGTCGATCTGCTGCAAAATCACGATGAAGAGGCATTGGAAAGACCACAGCCTGGGGCAGACCCAAAGCCGCAACAAAGAGCCGATGAACCCGCGCAGTCAAGCTCCTGCATAGAACCACAAAAGGACAAGCCCAAGAAGCGCAAGGCGTCCGACATCCAACAGACCATGGAGGCTTATCTAGACTTCAGAATGAAACAGGCTCGCATGAAGGAACAAACCAAAAAGGACGGCGAGCAGTTCTCGATTTCAAGGTGTATCAAGGCTCTGCATTCTATGACGGATGTGTCTGATCAAGTCAGGGTTCTAGCTGCTGATGTTTTCAAGGACACGGTGAACCGGGAGATCTTTCTCTCGTATGAGCCCAGGCTTCGCGCTCTGTGGCTGAAGAGGGAAGTCAACAGGTTACTCTGTTGA